The sequence GAATCATTGAGACGCTCAATGCGAGCCAGCAAGAAATGAAGTGGACGAATCACCCGCGCATTTTTTTGGAATTGTCGATCGTCAAGCTTTGCCGTCCAGAACCATCGGCTCCTCAGGCGGCGGTTCAACCGGATGCCGGTGTCGTCGAACGCATCGAAAAGCTGGAACAGCAGTTGAAGGAATGGAAGAACCAACCGGCAAGAGAAACGGTTGCAGAATCTCCTTCGGAGTCGAAGCGGAAACGGCGGCCGGCGGGCAAATCTACGTTCAAAGTCGACATCGGACGAATCAAATCATTGCTTGATGAAGCATCGAAACCGGCGTTGCAGCAACTCCGGGCAAAATGGCAAGACATTATGGAAAATGTGCGCGTCCATAAAGTGTCTGCGCACGCCTGTTTAATCAACAGCCAACCGGTCGCTTGCTCGAGTGAAAGGTTTTTGCTTGCTTTCAAACATGACATTCATTGTAAAATGATCAATGACAATCTTGAGCATCAACAGATCGTGATGCAGGCCGTTCGCTCCGTTTTGGGGACCGACCTCGAATTGTTGACAATACCTGAGAACGAATGGGAAAAGCTGAAAGCGGCCTACATCCGCAAGCAGCGCGGAAGTGCCGAAGATGAGAGTGCCGAAGGCGAAGATCCGCTGGTCGCGGAAGCGAAGAAATTGTTCGGAGACGAATGGGTCGAAATCAAATCATGAGGAAAAGGCGGCGATTCGAATGAAAGGCAACATGAACAACATGATGCGTCAAATGCAAAAGATGCAAAAGCAAATGGCGAAAGCGCAAGAAGATCTTAAAGAGGAAAAGGTTGAAGCCACGGCTGGCGGAGGCATGGTGACTGTTGTCGCGAACGGCCATAAAGAAATCTTGGACGTAAAAATCCAAGAGGAAGCCGTCGATCCCGACGACGTCGAAATGCTTCAAGACCTTGTGCTGGCGGCGACGAACGAAGTGTTGAAAAAGGTGGATGAACTGACGAATCAACGGATGGGCAAATTCACAAAAGGCATGAATCTGCCGTTCTAACCGACTTGATGCGTACATGTACTTAATGGAGGCAAATGCCGTGCATTACCCCGAACCGATAGCAAAACTCATCGACAGTTTTATGAAATTGCCGGGGATCGGCCCGAAAACGGCCGTTCGTCTGGCTTTTTTCGTGTTAGAAATGAATGACGACGATGTTTACGATTTCGGAAAAGCGCTTGTTCATGCGAAGCGCGACCTTTTATCTTGTTCAGTTTGCTTTAATATTTCCGACCGCGATCCGTGCCCGATTTGCGATGATCACGGGCGTGATCGTTCGGTCATATGCGTCGTTCAAGATCCGAAGGACGTCATCGCCATGGAAAAAATGAAAGATTATACCGGACTCTATCATGTGCTGCACGGAGCGATATCTCCGATGGACGGCATTGGTCCCGAAGACATCAAAATATCCGAATTGTTAAAACGGCTGCACGACGAAACCGTTCAAGAAATTATTTTGGCGACAAACCCGAATGTCGAAGGCGAAGCAACCGCTGCGTATATCGCCCGTTTAGTGAAACCGGTCGGAATCAAAATATCCCGGATTGCTCACGGTCTTCCCGTTGGCGGCGATCTTGAATATGCCGATGAGGTAACGTTGTCGCGTGCGCTTGAAGGCCGGCGGG is a genomic window of Bacillales bacterium containing:
- a CDS encoding YbaB/EbfC family nucleoid-associated protein gives rise to the protein MKGNMNNMMRQMQKMQKQMAKAQEDLKEEKVEATAGGGMVTVVANGHKEILDVKIQEEAVDPDDVEMLQDLVLAATNEVLKKVDELTNQRMGKFTKGMNLPF
- the recR gene encoding recombination mediator RecR; this translates as MHYPEPIAKLIDSFMKLPGIGPKTAVRLAFFVLEMNDDDVYDFGKALVHAKRDLLSCSVCFNISDRDPCPICDDHGRDRSVICVVQDPKDVIAMEKMKDYTGLYHVLHGAISPMDGIGPEDIKISELLKRLHDETVQEIILATNPNVEGEATAAYIARLVKPVGIKISRIAHGLPVGGDLEYADEVTLSRALEGRREM